The Quercus robur chromosome 3, dhQueRobu3.1, whole genome shotgun sequence DNA segment CCGGGTATCATAATCTCCCCCAGTTATAAGATTTAGTCCTCTAAATTCATCTCAAAGTGAACCAAGCCACTAGGCTTCTGTTGCGCATGAACACTAATGCCACCATTTGTGATTGTCTATAAGATTTTCCTAGTATCGTAAAAGAACTACTAAATTACGAAAACTTCTTTGGATACATATAATTCCGGTCTAAGtagttctttatatttcttccataatgaataaaaatatcaGTGCCTATTCTGTCAAAATATCCCAAATAATGTGATAATTATCAATCACTATTCTCTAATTGCTCAAAAGTTAAAAGTGATCTCCAAtaattataatgaaaaaaaaaattcatgattatTTCAAAGTACATCATATGATATATATCCATTTAACTCTATACCTCAATATTAGGTAATGCTTTTATTCTTTCACGAGTTCAAACTAGTTCACAATGCATGTACATGTTTTTCCTTCCTCAAAGCGCGTAAAAGGAAAGTTTCAAGATGACCTTAGAGAATCAACTAAGCACTAACATTGTGTCTATGTCATAGAATACCTTGGTAATACCTCAATCATGTAAACTATTATTTGCGATTAGAATAAATAAGATAACCTAATAATAAGTTCATTTATTTCTATCTTTAACCTATAACTAATTACCTTCTTAGAAAAATATgatgacaaaaacaaaaattactttaataaTTTGTCAAAACTTAGgggaaacaaagaagaagaagaagcaaagtaATAATTAGGGCCGGGTAGTTGTTTAACAATAATCTAGTGGTCATTCCAAAACTATTAAAACTCTTAAAAGCAAAAAGTAATCAGTAGATACATACTTGTGCTTGTAATGCCAACCAGAAATATTGGCCACTTCATATAAAGCATTCCTCCACCTTTGTACCTTCTCAGCATccttaaatttttcttcatgtttagCAAGTGCTTCCCCGAACTTTCCTTTTTGTTTACGAATTTCTGATGGATCAACATTGTAAAAAACTGGTCGCACCAACTGATCATTCTTCTTACACTCAAGAATTTTGACAAGTTCATCCAAGCATCGAGTAGAGAATGCATAGTTTTCAGAGAATACGATTATTGAAATCATTGAACTTTCAATAGTTTTGAAAAGTTCAGTAGAAATTTGTTCTCCCATTTGGAGATTATTATTGATGAAGGTGTGAATGCCTTGCTGACACAAAGCGTTATACAAGTGACTCGTGAAACCAAGACGGGTATCTTCACCTTTGAAACTTAAGAAGACATCAAAGTTCTTGGATTGGTGAGTGAAAGCGGAAGATGAGGCTCCTCTGCTAGTTACAAGCGCCATTGGGATTTCTGTGAGTAGATGGATGAGAAAAAAATCTGATAGGAGAAAGGAAGATGTGAAAGGGGTTGCCAATATATGACTGAGAAAAGTTACTGACAAATTAGGAGATTTTGAAGAAGGGCTTGCTTTTGATGTGACACTGACATACAACTCTTCAAAATTTCAAGTGCCACAGATTGATGCTTTATAGTTTTTAAGACCCTTTATTATAAACAATTCAACTTAACGAATGCTGTTCCTTAACAAAagcattttcatttctttttttgggagaatAAATGGTAGATCAAAGTAATAGCAATAGATTTAGATATCCATAATCCTACAAAGTTCAAAGAGAGGTTACACGTTTTAAACTTTTCTAGAAAAGtaccaatcttttttttttttttttttttttttttttttggagaaaagaaaaataacaatatttttaatctttagagaggttcttctcaaaaaaatcttTAGAGAGGTCCAcacatttttaacttttctagaaaagtagcttttttttattaattttttatttttttatttttaaagaaaagaaaagaaactatttttagtcTTTCAAGTTTCGCCACTCCTtcagttttcaaaagttattcTTTTTCCTACAAAATTCCTCACTTTTCCATTTCCTTGAGATTCCTCACTCAGATATATTTTTCCTGCAGATTTCCCCTCTTTTTCCCTGAGGTTGCCCAAAATCAATTCTGCTATACACACCACaacaaagaggaaaaaggaaaagggaatgTGTGAAATGTTCATCGGTTTATTGTACATTAGTAGGCCggctaaaaagcaaaaaattaattaaacattGATCCTTTATTCTTGTGCATAAAGTTTTATGCTTCCTAACATGGACACGAATATAAGTCCACCTTTTATGGTTGAAAGATTTAAGCGTACAAGACGTGGAATCAGAGGAGACTTTGATTTGATGCAGTCTTGATTTTACATTGCTgtatcattgaatttttttgtgtgaaaccGAGAATaactctttgaacttttttatttttattttttgatgcaaaatatTCTTTGAACTTTATTACAAGTTACAACCATGCCGGTCATTGCGGTCTAACATTTCACATTACAAAATCTACTCCTCAGTCCTCACGCGTAAACTGGGCCCTTATGAAAAATTCGACCTTATAGTGATTTCATTTTCTGATAACAGCAAATAACTTCTCAGTACTTGGTCAATCGAACACTTTccctatattattttttataaaaatttggtgCCTTTCGaattattttaaatcaatatgccaacaaaaaaaaaaaaaattacaattaaactttgattttttttttcttgtataaaattttacaataaatctaaaGTCATAACATATTTGACAATTATTTAGATAACAAGTTATTAATAATGAATATAATAAAGTAGTAGGCGCATAtgaaaaatttcctaccaactCAACAGTTATTTGTTGTGAGTTTTTGCCTATGTAGTAGTAGTAGCTAGCAATTAATAGCATTACTCATGATTTTATGCTTCTTAACGTGGACATAAATAAGTCCATTACTGTCATATATGTGGAAAAAATATAAGCTGGCGTCTGCGTGCTAAACATGTTTTCCATAGTTTGGCATTCTCAGTACTCTCTAGTAATaaccaaaggaaaaaggaaCGATAAAACTCTTTATCCTAGCTACATTACTATAATGAGAAAAAATGGCACCTTcgtttttcaaacaaaatagtttttcaactctccacttttctattctttcaaccaaacacacattaggaaaaattaaatattttcttttcccttacttTTCCATTTCCCAACCAAATAGACTTACTTTTCCATGCCTCTTTCATTTAGTCACCTTCTTTTTAGACTAATGTGTGAACCCATTTCCATGCATGCCCGAAAATTAATACTTTGTCTTTGACCGGTGGTTAGGGTCTCATGTGGGGTTAGGCCATTTTTGTCCGATGAACCTGAGGATCCGCCAAAGGGTATATCCTGATATTTTGaattccatcatttttttttttttttttttgaggaacgaattccatcatttttttttttatctcatcAACATACACATTTATATGTAAACACATAGGTAAGTATGTGTATATGTTTGTGTATTTTTGATTCGGTCAACGTACACATTTATGTGTCTCGATTCCATTAAGCTATAGATTTATGTGTCTATTTGCGTTAATATACTTATCtttatgtgtttatttattaccctcaaaaaatatatatatatatatatatatatatatatatatatatatgttgttgcGTGTTTATATTGATGAAAATATAAACACACTACACATTGAGggaatatatgtgtgtgtttttatattCTCGCCAATATAAATGTTTGTATGTTTATGTTTCATAATATATGTTTACGTGCATATTTACGTATTTATCATTTCTTTGTGTGCAAACACGGATATTAagacacacacaaaaatatataaatatttatatatatatatatatatatatatttttttttatgaaaacatatatgcatattgtggggccaaagaattcGACGACCTCGGCCCACTTTATACCaggcccaaggcccgcgccgaggagGAAAAAATGCTCGAGGACGTACAAAGAAAGcgcaaatggcctagagatgttgccgaggacgatcctgtcctcggcactccagaCCCCAGAAGGAAAGAAcggcacgccatcaaaggcagctTCCCAGATCGCCCCCAGAAGAAAGGACGAGTATAGTAGGACACACATGGGGGTATGGTGTAGGAGCAATTCAAGGAAAAACtgtcacctccacattgaatgcacccaactaacgttctggccgcattaatgaggaaaggacccctgaacagtgcggccttggttgccgcaactcacagagggtttggaAAGGTGGCTGATGAGACTAGCACTCGAGTAATGACCTGCACGATCAACAGGTGGAGGGTCAAGATCGATTGGAAATaagtatataatgtgagagaccctccaagaaTGGGGGATCGCGGAAAAAGAGcaggaggagagaaaaaggagaagacTGTGGCAGTCTGCATGGTCTTAAAAACCATTGTAACCTAGTACTGaaagtagaaaaagaagaatactaAGTTCCTCGGATGAAAGGCCCGAGGACAAAATTCCATACTTTAACCCATTTCCTTATTGCTTAGCCTGCACCTAACCGTGTCCAGTGATTGTGGTTCAGACTAAaacctagttcttaaacccattctctaaaaattcattgtattgggccagTTGGGTTTGAGACCTTTCGACCAATAGAAGGAGCGCTCAAACCCactccctacaattggcgccgtctgtgagaAGAACTTATGTGTTAGTAAGGACAACGATTCAGCATGGTAGGATCAGGCCCTCATCAAGCAGACTCCTATCAGCTCGAACCAGCCAAATCCCAACAACAGGGTAACTTCCCTAACCCCGAGCGTGATCAAAATGAAGAGAATGGAAGGTTTCGAGAGGGAAGCGTAAACACCACTCAAACCAGCAGGAGCCACTCTCGTGCGGGCAGCCACGTGTTTAGACACAAAATAACAACCGGGCCTTGTAACCAGAAGAAGTTAGGAGCCATATGTCTCAGAAACAGAACGATAAGCGGTCCATGCAGCGAGAAATAGACGATCTGAAGAGAAAGCTGCACCATGCATAGCAAAGGCAATCTCGTTCTAGGCTTGACATGCCCATTGACGATGAAAGTGATGATGACTATAGACGAGGATCAAGGACTCCCCCAAGTGAGACCTTCTCCCATGAAGAAGAGCACTACTGGGCATAGGAGCCCATCTCCTAGGGGCTTGGGAAATGATGCCATGAGTAGGGCATTGGATCAACTCTCCAAGTCGCCTTTTACGCATCACATAGAAGGGGCCATACTTCCTCGACGGTTCCAGCAGCCAACCTTCGCCATTTACAACAGTAAAACAGACCCtatggagcatgtgagccaatTCAACGAAAGGATGGCTGTCCATTCTAGGAACGAGGCActgatgtgcaaggttttcCTGTCTAGCTTGGGACcagtggcgatgaggtggtttaatggTCTAAAGACGAACTCCATAGATTCGTATAGGCAACTGACCCAAGCTTTTGGCTCCCGCTTCGTTACGAACCGCAGAGCCCCTCGGCCTTTGAGCGCTTTGTTGTCGCTATCCATGCATGACGGAGAAACCttaaaggcctactcggacagatattgggagacgTACAATGAAATGGAAGACAATTTTGACGACGTCGCCATTATCACTTTCAAAAATAGTCTCCCAACCGATCACGGCCTGAGGAAGTCTTTGACTGGCAAACCCGCCACCAGTATGCGCCAACTGATGGATCGGATAGACAAGTATAAGTGAGTGGAGGAAGACCAGTTgcagggaaaaggaaaagagaagcTTATCCCTCAGGAGAGAAGGGATTTCAGGTTAGACCGGTATAATAACAACCGCCCAAGGAGGGACTTTGTAGGGCAATCCGGAGCAACCAACGCACAGACTGTTAATGCCGTATTCCGAGAACCAGTACATCGAGCGTTGGAAAAAATCAAGAACGAGGCATACTTTAGGTGGCCGAATAAGATGGCGGGAGAACCTTCAAGGCGCGATCAGAACttttattgccaataccaccaagaccatgggcataccacaGAGAACTGCAAGAACCTCTGG contains these protein-coding regions:
- the LOC126719259 gene encoding uncharacterized protein LOC126719259, encoding MKVMMTIDEDQGLPQVRPSPMKKSTTGHRSPSPRGLGNDAMSRALDQLSKSPFTHHIEGAILPRRFQQPTFAIYNSKTDPMEHVSQFNERMAVHSRNEALMCKVFLSSLGPVAMRWFNGLKTNSIDSYRQLTQAFGSRFVTNRRAPRPLSALLSLSMHDGETLKAYSDRYWETYNEMEDNFDDVAIITFKNSLPTDHGLRKSLTGKPATSMRQLMDRIDKYK